ttcaataaattaaaaaaaaaaaaaaagaactgagGGAATATGCTTACATGATATAGTTATATTGTCGTGATACTGTAAAATCATATAAAGAGTAAAGATGAAGAAGCAGAGAAGAAAGGAGAAGCAAAATCGCTAGGCAACAACCTCTTAAAGCAAGATGAAGAAATATGAATGAAAAGTAGGCAAGATCGTCATCGATAGTGATTCAAAATTCACCTTCTCCCATTATTAGTGTTTGATTctaatgtcctctaattaactATAGAATCTTTATCAAGTGATCAAAATTTGAAATAGGATATAAAAAGCTTGGTGCCTACAAGCATATAGAGCTCCAAGGAAAACAAACGTCCCTtttgtttataattaaaaattttttaatttaattatttttagagtgaaaaaaaataatattttttaatttaaaaaattttcatcttaaaaaaaattgattatatatatgattttataaaattcactTTAACGTTTTTAACAAAAGTTTCTCTAAATAAAACTGTGTGTAGAAAAGAATAATAGTTTGATAAAGTACTATTTAAATTCCATTAGAGGTTTTAACCaatattatttgattaaaacgatataaaataaaaaattgaaaaaaatataaaaaattttattgaaattttttaaaaattgaaaagtgactttctaatagataagagtgaatatttataataaaaaaaatttaatatgtaaaattataaaaatatctaaaaatttaattaaactataAAATTGAACAGTAAACAATAGAATTTTTATATCGAATTTTGTGATAAACTTGTGACCCtcatcataattttaaaaatcgtgtattttaaaattttatttttgaaaaactaTCGTGGATTTTTATCGAATATcagtaataaaaattaaatacgaTTTAAGTCTGtcgtaaaatttaaaactagttGTTTCATATTATAGTTTGTGAAAAAAATTACATCATTCATCATTCAATATTAAAGCTTATTTTATATTCGtttctcaattttatttatcgtcaaaaaatcattcaattttaattttattgaaaaaaaaaaagactttagTACTTACAATAATAAGTTtccaaattaaaaagaataaaattatctttttcttttatttctctgttatttttataatatttatttatttacataatattttaattaagatttttaatattattttatcattttaatatattgggAATTTTATAAGAAGAATTTtaccattttaatatattgagaattttatttaaacatgaagaaccttaattaaaatattacataaataaatattaataattttaataattttgaaaaataattataaaataatataaagttataacattttattataataataaaataataattaattttgttggtaaatataatataatattttattaattttattataaaaataagagaaataaaatttaaaacaattggagaaaaatgagattttattgtttttaactTGGAAATAGAGTTTTgctgaaacaaaattaaaattaaaaagattttctgataataaaaataaagttgaaAGATAATTAATCCGATAGTTTTGTATGTTGTGTTTGGACCAGCTGGGCAAAGACTTGGATGGTAAGTTACACCATACATATACAATGAATTGATAGCCAACGGACCACAGTGGAAAAGCTCCCTTGTATGATTTATTTGGTAACCACATTCTCAGACTAAATCGTGGACTTGAAGTTAACCAATTAAAGAGAAGTTGTTCAAAAAGGACAAGCTCCATCCACCAATAATTGATGCCTTCAAAGTGAAGCTTAAAGCATTACAACATAATACACTCCGCCAACGAATCAATGTTGAAATGAGTTGTTAGCCATTTCAAACACATTTATGAATCTGTCCGataaaaataagatttaatTTTAGTCTATActactatatatattttataatttatacaataatattatagtaataattataaaattattatcccaATAATTTAATAGCGATTTAAATTTGATGTAaaggaaatttaattttttattataatatattttaataattaattaattttatatttaataaaattataattttaataatattttttatttattataaaaaattaaataaatcgcTGCTTTATATTATAACAACTGAGTTAAATATAATAAACTTTAAATCAttactattaatttataaatttcggTGCTATGGTGGATCCATGTTTATAATAGTACTAATGAACAGAGGATAcatgtgttaaaaaaaaaattagtaaaatcaACAGGAATGGTCTCCTATATAAAGGGACTCATCATAAGCTTCTAGCTTGCATATTTTATCAGCTTTATCAAACCATTGGTTAACCTTCAAAAATGGAGGCCAAGAGGTTCATTTCAActatcttctttctcttcttactCTCAAAATCCTACTCATTGCCCCATCCAAAGAAAGGAGCTCGAATCCCCTGCAAAAGATTAGCCTTTTATTTCCACGACATTATCTACAACGGCAACAACGCCAAAAATGCAACGTCTGCCATAGTGGGTGCCCCAGCTTGGGCTAACAAAACCATCTTGGCTGGCCAGAGCCATTTTGGCGACATGGTCGTGTTTGATGACCCCATTACACTAGACAACAATCTTCATTCAAAACCAGTAGGCCGTGCACAAGGGATCTACATCTATGACAAGAAAGAGATTTTCACAGCTTGGCTAGCTTTCTCCTTTGTTTTCAACTCCACCGAGCATAAAGGATCCATTAACTTTGCTGGGGCTGATCCACTGATGAGCAAGACTAGGGATATTTCAGTGATTGGTGGTACTGGAGATTTCCTTATGGCTAGAGGAGTAGCCACTTTGATGACTGATGCTTTTGAGGGTGAAGTTTATTTCAGGCTTCGTGTTGATATTAAGTTGTATGAGTGTTGGTAACGACATGTCGTTTGTTATCACCTTCTTCTGATTCAACGTTTCCATTGCCTAAAAGGTTGGAggaattaatgaaataatttttattgtttatctTTACTTTAAATCTACTTATTTAATGACAATttgcataaaaaataattattaattcttACATCATTgattaatacaaaaaataacatattaattGAACGATTTTAACACATCAAATATTTATCGATTCTATTTTTTTCGCaatcatattattaaaaattttaataccaAAATTCTCGAAAGGATTTTAACATTCTAATAAAGTAATTTTATAGAATTATTTGcatcaatataaattaataaaatatttgaaaataaataaaaaatgaatggGAAACTAAGTTAAAGAAAAGTCATTAACTCCATAAGTAAATGGATATAATTgtgaataaattatataaatatattatataatttcactTAATTTTGTGGCTGCCCCTTCTGATAATAACGTCTATGAGAATCAAACATATTCCTTGCAATTGCAATAAGAGAAATAGACATGAAGCCAAGTTGCTAACTAACAGAAATAGACAAACTTAATGATTATTGAATATCTGGATGGAGAACTCCTTCTTAGTCATTATAAGAGAATCGAGTCTGatgctgaaaaaaaaaaatagagagtaaggttgtagaaaataatttatatttaaaaaatattttttaataagataatttattttgtattatttaatttaatttaaaaaataaaatttattaataaatttatatataaatttaaaaataatgttttttaaaAGAGAAAGGCATTTTCTTTGAaatggtttatttttttttatcaagaaaatattttctattgattaaattttttaagtatttcaaacattgaaaatataaaaaaaaaagttttaaaaaaatattttttaccaaacaaacatagtctaAGTTTAAATTTGCCCTAATATTTTTCATCAGGGATcaaataagtttatttttaaattttagcggattttatagattaaataagttcaaacatattaaaataataattattttaataataaaatgttatttctataatttttaataataaaataccgAACCTCTGAAATTTTTGTAATTCTTTAGAGAAATAATATTtaccatttaaaaattatatttattaaaaaattaatattttaatatatttgaagTTATTTAAATCTAACCATTTATTTAAttgcataatttaaaattttttaaaataaaatttttaaattaaaaaattaaaatcttttatttcttAAGCTTTCACATCTCAAGAATTTATCTATTTTCTATCagttaaaagtttaaaaaaaaaaaaaaagcaagtaGAGACTTAATTTAGATTAGAcagaaattcaaataatataaaatagaaagagaaattatatataattgaacCAAGTTTGGCTGTGTTGGGTGGTGGATCGTTTTCCTAacttttacttttgttttattttattttattttattttataggtAAGTCAGCTTTTTCTTCAAGATAGGTGATTGTATTAATTAGGACACTTAGCTCTCTTGAATCTCCGATGTATGTGCGTTAAAGTCATCGAGGAGCCTGTTCTTTTACTTGTATCGCATGTGCCACAATCATATTtctcaaaataatttaattcaaaatcaaatcacaataattttgatttaaagtCATGGTTCATCCAATCAATCTGATTAGACAACTTCCATTTACTCTATGAGCTTTGGATTAAGAGAAATTATTCACTATCACTGTGCTAACAATTACGAGTTGGTGTGACAGCTCAATAGCTCCAAAATATTTGtgtaaaattatttactttctaaaaatttattgaatatatttatttatttacgtaTTCAACTCctgttattaattaatttttgttattttagataGGATTGCATATATAAATTAAGGATTTAAATTCCAAATTTCAAGTatacactataaaacttacaatcatttaattaaattagggCTAAATATGCACTGTATACCatttagaattaatttattgtaCAGTTAATTGAAATGGTAATCTATTAGCCAcatgaatttataaaattataaaaaaaaattatattttaatttttgaatataattaatatatttgtgtttatatttttttaaattgaatattcaA
The Manihot esculenta cultivar AM560-2 chromosome 1, M.esculenta_v8, whole genome shotgun sequence genome window above contains:
- the LOC110626965 gene encoding dirigent protein → MEAKRFISTIFFLFLLSKSYSLPHPKKGARIPCKRLAFYFHDIIYNGNNAKNATSAIVGAPAWANKTILAGQSHFGDMVVFDDPITLDNNLHSKPVGRAQGIYIYDKKEIFTAWLAFSFVFNSTEHKGSINFAGADPLMSKTRDISVIGGTGDFLMARGVATLMTDAFEGEVYFRLRVDIKLYECW